The genomic DNA ATGAGATCTTCTTGCGATCGGTTGCAGGAAGCTTTGTTGCAGTGCCATCGTCGGATGCCGGAAGGACAAGCGCGCAGGTCTGGATGCAGACATCTGAACAAAGCGTTGGCGGAGTGCGTGGTGGGGGAGGCTTGCCCTGAGGAATATGAGGCGGTGAGGTCGTTTTGCTCAAGCGGGGGAACCAGCCTGAAGCGGAAACAGTGCGAGGAGGCTCAGTTCTCACTTTCTCTCTGTCTTTCTGGCCATCAGAGAGACTTTGAGCA from Brassica oleracea var. oleracea cultivar TO1000 unplaced genomic scaffold, BOL UnpScaffold23991, whole genome shotgun sequence includes the following:
- the LOC106322413 gene encoding uncharacterized protein LOC106322413: SSCDRLQEALLQCHRRMPEGQARRSGCRHLNKALAECVVGEACPEEYEAVRSFCSSGGTSLKRKQCEEAQFSLSLCLSGHQRDFEQQP